One window of Paroedura picta isolate Pp20150507F chromosome 2, Ppicta_v3.0, whole genome shotgun sequence genomic DNA carries:
- the LOC143830702 gene encoding alpha-1-antitrypsin-like, translated as MSNFYICLLLAGLCLLASCHHVPGHQGGHDGHEHQDEAPTASHQESGHLPCLKIAPIGAEFAFKFYRQIVPESAGKNIFFSPVGLSTAFLLVTLGAKGATRDQILSGMGFNQSVINEKELHDGFHHLLQVLNNPEDQIELSIGNALFSTDKFPVQQKTIEKAHDLLHADVVHSNFENVEEAVKQINSYIEKKTHGKLVDVVKGLTPETAMVLVNYIYMKAYWEHPFDPESTRKRDFFVDNETTVQVDMMFRNGIYSNYHDEELGCDVVRVPYQGNASALFILPEKGKMDQVEQALEQEALLKWEGSAREQRIELLIPRVSLRTSYNVKEIFKRMGVTQVFTDQADLTGFTEPSLKISEAVHKAHLNIHENGTEAAAATIIEMVPTSLPPEIIYNRPFLILLVEHVSRAILFAGRVVNPNEH; from the exons ATGTCTAACTTCTACATATGTTTGCTCCTTGCTGGTCTCTGCCTGCTTGCCAGCTGTCATCATGTCCCTGGACATCAGGGTGGCCACGATGGGCATGAACATCAAGACGAAGCCCCGACTGCAAGTCACCAGGAGAGTGGCCATTTGCCCTGTCTCAAAATAGCCCCAATCGGTGCTGAGTTTGCCTTTAAATTCTACCGCCAGATAGTTCCTGAGTCTGCTggcaaaaacattttcttttctccagTGGGGCTTTCCACCGCCTTCCTACTTGTGACCCTAGGAGCTAAAGGAGCCACGCGAGATCAGATTTTGTCAGGAATGGGCTTTAACCAGTCTGTGATCAACGAGAAGGAGCTCCATGATGGTTTCCACCACCTCCTACAAGTGCTGAACAACCCCGAGGATCAAATTGAGCTAAGCATTGGGAATGCCCTTTTCTCAACTGACAAATTCCCAGTGCAACAGAAGACCATAGAGAAGGCTCATGATTTGCTCCATGCAGATGTCGTGCATTCTAATTTCGAGAATGTTGAAGAAGCTGTAAAGCAAATCAACAGCTACATAGAGAAGAAAACCCATGGGAAATTAGTGGATGTTGTCAAGGGTCTGACACCAGAAACTGCGATGGTTCTTGTAAATTACATCTACATGAAAG CTTATTGGGAACATCCTTTTGATCCTGAGAGTACTCGTAAGAGGGACTTCTTTGTTGATAATGAAACGACCGTGCAAGTGGATATGATGTTCAGAAACGGCATTTATTCCAACTACCATGATGAAGAGCTGGGCTGCGACGTGGTCCGGGTCCCTTATCAAGGCAATGCTTCAGCACTCTTCATTCTGCCTGAAAAAGGAAAAATGGACCAGGTGGAACAGGCACTGGAGCAAGAAGCTCTGTTAAAATGGGAGGGATCTGCAAGAGAACA GAGAATAGAACTGTTAATTCCAAGAGTTTCGCTGAGAACAAGCTACAATgtcaaagaaatatttaaaagaatgGGTGTCACTCAGGTATTCACGGACCAAGCAGATCTAACTGGATTCACTGAGCCCAGTTTGAAGATTTCAGAG GCTGTCCACAAAGCTCATTTGAATATCCACGAGAACGGCACAGAAGCCGCTGCCGCCACTATCATCGAAATGGTCCCAACGTCTCTCCCCCCGGAAATCATATACAATCGTCCCTTCCTAATTTTGCTTGTAGAACACGTTAGCCGGGCCATCTTATTCGCAGGGAGAGTTGTGAATCCTAATGAACACTAA